One window of the Pseudomonas knackmussii B13 genome contains the following:
- the fis gene encoding DNA-binding transcriptional regulator Fis — translation MTTMTETLVSGMTPVSDNANLKQHLTTPTQEGQTLRDSVEKALHNYFAHLEGQPVTDVYNMVLCEVEAPLLETVMNYVKGNQTKASELLGLNRGTLRKKLKQYDLL, via the coding sequence ATGACAACGATGACCGAGACATTAGTGAGTGGAATGACACCCGTGAGCGACAACGCGAACCTCAAACAGCACCTGACCACACCGACGCAGGAAGGGCAGACCCTCCGCGACAGCGTGGAAAAGGCACTGCACAACTATTTTGCCCATCTCGAAGGGCAGCCGGTCACGGACGTATACAACATGGTGCTCTGCGAAGTGGAAGCACCGCTGCTGGAAACCGTCATGAATTACGTGAAGGGTAACCAGACCAAGGCCTCCGAGCTGCTCGGCCTGAACCGCGGCACGCTGCGCAAGAAACTCAAGCAATACGATCTGCTCTAA
- the dusB gene encoding tRNA dihydrouridine synthase DusB — MSVVRIGSYTLPNRLILAPMAGVTDRPFRQLCRRLGAGMVVSEMVTSDVRLWNTRKSRLRLVHDGEDQPRSVQIAGGDPQMLADAARANVELGAQIIDINMGCPAKKVCNKAAGSALLKDEVLVAEILEAVVAAVEVPVTLKIRTGWDRDNRNGVTIARIAEQSGIQALAVHGRTRADLYTGEAEYETIAAIKQAVSIPVFANGDIDSPEKAERVLALTGVDALLIGRAAQGRPWIFREIDHYLSTGERLPAPSLGEVESILLEHLAALHAFYGEELGVRIARKHVGWYLATLPGAAEFRAQFNRLQNTDAQSASVRQFFAERHNNGEGVAA, encoded by the coding sequence ATGTCGGTGGTTCGCATCGGCTCTTACACACTGCCCAACAGACTGATCCTGGCGCCCATGGCTGGCGTGACCGATCGCCCGTTCCGCCAGCTGTGCCGTCGTCTCGGCGCCGGCATGGTGGTATCGGAGATGGTCACCAGCGACGTGCGCCTGTGGAACACCCGCAAGTCGCGCCTGCGCCTGGTGCACGACGGCGAGGATCAGCCGCGCTCGGTGCAGATAGCCGGGGGCGACCCGCAGATGCTCGCCGATGCCGCGCGCGCCAACGTCGAGTTGGGCGCGCAGATCATCGACATCAACATGGGCTGCCCGGCGAAGAAGGTATGCAACAAAGCGGCAGGTTCTGCCCTGCTCAAGGATGAGGTCCTGGTGGCCGAGATCCTCGAAGCCGTGGTGGCCGCCGTCGAGGTGCCGGTGACCCTGAAGATTCGCACCGGCTGGGACCGCGACAACCGCAATGGCGTGACCATCGCGCGCATTGCCGAGCAGTCCGGTATCCAGGCGCTGGCCGTGCATGGCCGTACCCGCGCCGACCTCTACACCGGCGAAGCCGAATACGAAACCATCGCTGCGATCAAGCAGGCGGTTTCCATTCCGGTCTTCGCCAATGGTGACATCGACTCGCCGGAAAAGGCCGAACGCGTGCTCGCGCTGACCGGGGTGGATGCCCTGCTGATCGGCCGTGCCGCCCAGGGACGGCCTTGGATATTCCGCGAGATCGATCATTACCTGAGCACCGGCGAGAGATTGCCGGCGCCATCCTTGGGCGAAGTGGAAAGCATCTTGCTTGAGCACCTCGCCGCATTGCACGCGTTCTATGGGGAAGAGCTGGGTGTTCGTATTGCCCGCAAGCATGTGGGCTGGTACCTGGCGACGTTACCGGGGGCGGCGGAGTTCCGCGCCCAGTTCAATCGTTTGCAGAACACGGATGCACAGAGCGCCAGCGTCAGGCAGTTCTTCGCCGAGCGCCACAATAACGGAGAAGGGGTGGCCGCATGA
- a CDS encoding hybrid sensor histidine kinase/response regulator, whose protein sequence is MRRLWIATGLLVCLLLTALVAGPSPAWAQEAGGWSQLQDRDGQLQLQDVISPRLRPLFSPLAIEDLHAPAGPGATWLHYRLQPSDTPRQLRLFAPSLDSLQLYLLHDTQLLEERQAGNLFPGQRPLLNSDILLPLRNSAQPLDLYVRLSTSQSLRPNIALESVEYPGGQQRQLQFGVLLGCLGMLLYNLVRFAYSRVRSGLWLAGMHLGLLVACLTLFGLLSPWYGTHQLWQPLTAQLALLLVLACALGFTAAFFRGQPPHLPLKRLLFGGSAGLLLFGLLLRWTFELAPSDVLYGLVAVIAIGLFLVAAYHLRQGYRPARLVTLAFGLFLAVWLICLPALLGYVATRSDWLGTGLLGLTAAVGFLLSLALAERQRLRQEESFDASRRRAATLAELKAKGEFLAKISHEIRTPMNGVQGMTELLLGTPLSAKQRDYVQTIHSAGNELLALINEILDISKLESGQIELDEVQFDLGALLEDCLATFRSRAEQQQIELISFTQPQVPRVISGDPTRLRQVLLSLLDNAFKQTEEGEILLVVALEGAPAEPRLRIAVQDSGRPLDANERQALLTTELHSRDFLSATRLSGRLGLIIARQLISLMAGKLGIESGTDSGSEAGNTLWFSLPLDRQMLDHPTADLDSPLQGARLLVVDDNQTCRKVVVQQCSAWGMNVSAAASGKEALAQLRTKAHLREYFDVVLLDQDMPGMTGMQLATKIQEDPNLNHDILLIMLTGISNAPSKIIARNAGIKRILAKPVAGYTLKATLADELAQRGPSGVSNYLPPSEPEPTPLPPPGDFRVLVAEDNSISTKVIRGMLGKLNLQPDTASNGEEALAAMKATQYDLVLMDCEMPVLDGFSATERLRAWEASEHRPHTPVVALTAHILSEHKERARLVGMDGHMAKPVELSQLRDLVTYWVGERDKRQRQQKDEALPS, encoded by the coding sequence GTGCGCCGGCTCTGGATTGCCACAGGACTCCTCGTTTGCCTGCTGCTGACCGCCCTGGTCGCCGGCCCGAGTCCGGCTTGGGCACAGGAGGCTGGCGGCTGGTCGCAACTGCAGGACCGCGACGGTCAGCTGCAACTCCAGGACGTCATCTCCCCTCGCCTGCGCCCCCTGTTCAGTCCCCTCGCGATCGAAGACCTGCACGCCCCAGCCGGCCCCGGCGCCACCTGGCTGCACTATCGCCTGCAACCCAGCGACACCCCGCGCCAGCTGCGCCTCTTCGCCCCGAGCCTGGACAGCCTGCAGCTCTACCTGCTGCACGACACGCAACTGCTCGAAGAGCGCCAGGCCGGCAACCTCTTCCCCGGCCAGCGCCCGCTGCTCAACAGCGACATCCTGCTCCCCCTGCGCAACAGCGCGCAGCCGCTGGACCTTTACGTGCGCCTGAGCACTTCGCAGAGCCTGCGACCGAACATCGCCCTGGAAAGCGTCGAGTATCCCGGCGGCCAACAGCGCCAGCTGCAATTCGGCGTGCTGCTCGGCTGCCTGGGCATGCTGCTCTACAACCTGGTGCGCTTCGCCTACTCCCGCGTGCGCAGCGGCCTCTGGCTGGCCGGCATGCACCTCGGCCTGCTGGTCGCCTGCCTGACCCTGTTCGGCCTGCTCAGCCCCTGGTACGGCACCCACCAGCTCTGGCAACCGCTGACCGCACAGCTGGCCCTGCTGCTGGTGCTGGCCTGCGCGCTCGGCTTCACCGCGGCCTTCTTCCGTGGCCAGCCACCGCACCTGCCGCTCAAGCGCCTGCTGTTCGGCGGTAGCGCCGGCTTGCTGCTGTTCGGCCTGCTGCTGCGCTGGACCTTCGAGCTCGCGCCCAGCGACGTGCTCTACGGCCTGGTCGCAGTGATCGCCATCGGCCTGTTCCTGGTCGCCGCCTACCACCTGCGCCAGGGCTACCGCCCGGCGCGCCTGGTGACCTTGGCCTTCGGCCTGTTCCTTGCGGTCTGGCTGATCTGCCTGCCGGCCCTGCTCGGCTATGTGGCGACCCGCAGCGACTGGCTCGGCACCGGCCTGCTCGGGCTGACCGCCGCGGTCGGTTTCCTGCTCAGCCTGGCGCTCGCCGAACGCCAGCGCCTGCGCCAGGAAGAAAGCTTCGACGCCAGCCGCCGCCGCGCCGCGACCCTGGCCGAGCTCAAGGCCAAGGGCGAATTCCTGGCGAAGATCAGCCACGAGATCCGCACACCCATGAACGGCGTGCAGGGCATGACTGAACTGCTCCTCGGCACGCCGCTTTCGGCCAAGCAGCGTGACTACGTGCAAACCATCCACAGCGCCGGCAACGAATTGCTGGCGCTGATCAACGAAATCCTCGACATCTCCAAGCTGGAGTCCGGGCAGATCGAACTGGACGAAGTGCAGTTCGACCTCGGCGCGCTGCTCGAGGATTGCCTGGCGACCTTCCGCAGCCGCGCCGAACAGCAGCAGATCGAGCTCATCAGCTTCACCCAGCCGCAGGTGCCGCGCGTCATCAGCGGCGACCCCACGCGCCTGCGCCAGGTGCTGCTGAGCCTGCTCGACAACGCCTTCAAGCAGACCGAGGAAGGCGAGATCCTGCTGGTCGTCGCCCTCGAAGGCGCACCGGCAGAGCCGCGCCTGCGCATCGCCGTGCAGGACAGCGGCCGGCCGCTGGATGCCAACGAGCGCCAGGCGCTGCTGACCACCGAACTGCACAGCCGCGACTTCCTCTCGGCCACCCGCCTGAGCGGGCGCCTCGGCCTGATCATCGCGCGCCAGCTGATCAGCCTGATGGCCGGCAAGCTCGGTATCGAGAGCGGCACCGACAGCGGCAGCGAAGCCGGCAATACCCTGTGGTTCAGCCTGCCGCTGGACCGGCAGATGCTCGACCACCCCACCGCCGACCTCGACAGCCCGCTGCAAGGCGCGCGCCTGCTGGTGGTGGACGACAACCAGACCTGCCGCAAGGTCGTGGTGCAGCAGTGCAGCGCCTGGGGCATGAACGTCAGCGCCGCCGCCTCCGGCAAGGAAGCGCTGGCGCAGCTGCGCACCAAGGCGCACCTGCGCGAGTACTTCGACGTGGTCCTGCTCGACCAGGACATGCCGGGCATGACCGGCATGCAGCTGGCGACCAAGATCCAGGAAGACCCCAACCTCAACCACGACATCCTGCTGATCATGCTCACCGGCATCAGCAACGCGCCGAGCAAGATCATCGCGCGCAACGCCGGGATCAAACGCATCCTGGCCAAGCCGGTGGCCGGCTACACGCTCAAGGCGACCCTCGCCGACGAACTCGCCCAGCGCGGCCCCAGCGGCGTCAGCAACTACCTGCCGCCGAGCGAGCCGGAACCGACGCCGCTACCCCCTCCCGGCGACTTCCGCGTGCTGGTCGCCGAGGACAACAGCATCTCCACCAAGGTCATCCGCGGCATGCTCGGCAAGCTCAACCTGCAGCCGGATACCGCCAGCAACGGCGAGGAAGCCCTGGCCGCGATGAAGGCCACGCAGTACGACCTGGTGCTGATGGACTGCGAGATGCCGGTGCTCGACGGCTTCTCCGCCACCGAACGCCTGCGCGCCTGGGAAGCCAGCGAACACCGCCCGCACACCCCGGTGGTGGCCCTCACCGCGCACATCCTCAGCGAACACAAGGAACGCGCCCGCCTGGTCGGCATGGACGGCCACATGGCCAAGCCGGTGGAGCTCTCCCAACTGCGCGACCTGGTGACCTACTGGGTCGGCGAGCGCGACAAGCGCCAGCGCCAGCAGAAGGACGAGGCGCTGCCGTCCTGA
- the accC gene encoding acetyl-CoA carboxylase biotin carboxylase subunit: MLEKVLIANRGEIALRILRACKELGIKTVAVHSTADRELMHLSLADEAVCIGPAPAGQSYLHIPAIIAAAEVTGANGIHPGYGFLAENADFAEQVERSGFTFIGPNADVIRLMGDKVSAKDAMKKAGVPTVPGSDGPLPEDEETALAIAREVGYPVIIKAAGGGGGRGMRVVHSEEDLIKSAKLTRTEAGAAFGNSMVYLEKFLTNPRHVEVQVLSDGQGNAIHLGDRDCSLQRRHQKVLEEAPAPGIDEKARQEVLERCVRACIEIGYRGAGTFEFLYENGRFYFIEMNTRVQVEHPVSEMVTGIDIVKEMLSIASGNKLSFKQEDVVIRGHALECRINAEDPKTFLPSPGKVKHFHAPGGNGVRVDSHLYSGYAVPPNYDSLVGKIIAYGKDRDEALARMRNALDELIVDGIKTNTELHKELVRDKEFCKGGVNIHYLEKKLGMDKH; this comes from the coding sequence ATGTTGGAAAAAGTACTGATCGCCAACCGCGGCGAAATCGCCCTGCGGATCCTGCGCGCCTGCAAGGAACTGGGCATCAAGACGGTCGCGGTGCACTCCACCGCCGACCGTGAGCTGATGCACCTGTCGCTGGCCGACGAAGCCGTCTGCATCGGCCCGGCCCCGGCCGGCCAGTCGTACCTGCACATCCCGGCAATCATCGCCGCCGCCGAAGTCACCGGCGCCAACGGCATTCACCCGGGCTACGGCTTCCTCGCCGAGAACGCCGACTTCGCCGAGCAAGTGGAGCGTTCCGGCTTCACCTTCATCGGCCCGAACGCCGACGTGATCCGCCTGATGGGCGACAAGGTCTCGGCCAAGGACGCCATGAAGAAAGCCGGCGTCCCGACCGTACCGGGCTCCGACGGCCCGCTGCCCGAAGACGAGGAGACCGCCCTGGCGATCGCCCGCGAGGTCGGCTACCCGGTGATCATCAAGGCCGCCGGTGGCGGTGGTGGTCGCGGCATGCGCGTGGTGCACAGCGAGGAAGACCTGATCAAGTCGGCCAAGCTGACCCGCACCGAAGCGGGCGCTGCCTTCGGCAACTCCATGGTCTATCTGGAGAAGTTCCTGACCAACCCGCGTCACGTGGAAGTTCAGGTCCTCTCCGACGGCCAAGGCAATGCCATCCACCTGGGCGACCGCGACTGCTCGCTGCAGCGTCGTCACCAGAAGGTTCTCGAAGAAGCGCCTGCTCCGGGCATCGACGAGAAGGCCCGCCAGGAAGTCCTCGAGCGCTGCGTTCGCGCGTGCATCGAGATCGGCTATCGCGGCGCCGGCACCTTCGAGTTCCTCTACGAGAACGGCCGCTTCTACTTCATCGAGATGAACACCCGCGTACAGGTGGAGCACCCGGTGTCGGAGATGGTCACCGGTATCGATATCGTCAAGGAGATGCTCAGCATCGCCTCGGGCAACAAGCTGTCGTTCAAGCAGGAAGACGTGGTCATCCGTGGCCATGCACTGGAATGCCGGATCAACGCCGAGGACCCGAAGACCTTCCTGCCCAGCCCCGGCAAGGTCAAGCACTTCCACGCCCCGGGCGGCAACGGCGTGCGCGTCGATTCGCACCTGTACAGCGGCTATGCCGTACCGCCGAACTACGATTCGCTGGTGGGCAAGATCATTGCCTACGGCAAGGATCGTGACGAAGCCCTGGCGCGGATGCGCAATGCCCTGGACGAGCTGATCGTCGACGGTATCAAGACCAACACCGAGCTGCACAAGGAGCTGGTCCGCGACAAGGAGTTCTGCAAGGGCGGCGTGAACATCCATTACCTGGAGAAGAAGCTGGGTATGGATAAGCACTGA
- a CDS encoding DUF3426 domain-containing protein: protein MSDSFITQCPHCHTSFRVNQAQLGAANGAVRCGSCLKVFNALQHMQRPAGQAPAPIPAPVPVPAPERVAQPAVSAPPQPAPQPPAPRPVAPATPVSPPVGATLGWPLAPHSARPAADSNAAEPAPAPAPAPAPDATTSIPTKLVDETLWIHDDLDLDSLNLDEELAKLDEFELSQEFRELKAAPKPADALLGAQHKPRDPHDERWAEALLEDERHAPGARQEPSLGTPEAEPEELPEAPQPIEPEPVVTSESEPEEDDEPLPALSARRDDDEIAEPLDEDDEGREPTIEANDEPDEDEKPHVVQSIRNEPALRDESLRELSDEPLQLDWQKPKGRWGRRLLWTLLILLAAGGLGAQYVVYHFDELAREDAYRPWFAEFCPQIGCSLPSKVDVEQIRSSNLVVRSHPDFSGALVVDAIIYNRASFSQPFPLLELRFADINGQLLASRSFKPSEYLGGELAGQTEMPPQTPIHISLDILDPGPKAVNYSLSFHSPE, encoded by the coding sequence ATGAGCGATAGTTTCATCACACAGTGCCCGCATTGCCACACCAGCTTCCGCGTCAATCAGGCGCAGTTGGGTGCGGCCAATGGCGCTGTGCGCTGCGGCTCCTGCCTCAAGGTGTTCAACGCGCTGCAGCACATGCAGCGCCCCGCCGGCCAGGCGCCCGCGCCCATTCCGGCGCCGGTTCCCGTACCTGCCCCCGAACGCGTCGCGCAGCCGGCTGTCAGCGCCCCGCCACAGCCTGCACCGCAGCCGCCAGCTCCGCGCCCCGTTGCTCCGGCTACGCCAGTCAGCCCGCCCGTCGGCGCCACCCTGGGTTGGCCGCTGGCTCCGCACAGCGCGCGCCCGGCAGCCGACAGCAATGCCGCCGAGCCTGCACCTGCACCTGCACCTGCACCTGCACCTGACGCAACTACCAGCATCCCGACCAAGCTCGTCGACGAGACGCTGTGGATCCACGACGACCTCGACCTGGACAGCCTCAACCTCGACGAGGAACTGGCCAAGCTCGACGAATTCGAGCTCTCCCAGGAATTCCGCGAGCTGAAGGCCGCGCCCAAGCCCGCCGACGCCCTGCTCGGCGCGCAGCACAAGCCGCGCGATCCGCACGACGAGCGCTGGGCCGAAGCCCTGCTGGAAGACGAACGTCACGCCCCCGGCGCGCGCCAGGAGCCGAGCCTGGGCACCCCCGAAGCGGAACCCGAGGAGCTGCCAGAAGCCCCACAGCCGATCGAACCCGAGCCCGTCGTCACCAGCGAAAGCGAGCCCGAAGAGGACGACGAGCCCCTGCCTGCGTTGAGCGCCCGACGCGACGACGACGAAATCGCCGAGCCGCTGGACGAAGACGACGAAGGGCGCGAACCGACGATCGAGGCCAACGACGAGCCTGACGAAGACGAAAAGCCGCACGTTGTGCAATCGATACGCAACGAACCGGCCCTGCGCGACGAGAGCCTGCGCGAGCTGAGCGACGAGCCGCTGCAGCTGGACTGGCAAAAGCCCAAGGGTCGCTGGGGCCGTCGCCTGCTCTGGACGCTGCTGATCCTGCTGGCCGCCGGCGGCCTGGGCGCGCAGTACGTGGTCTATCACTTCGACGAACTGGCCCGCGAGGACGCCTATCGTCCCTGGTTCGCCGAATTCTGCCCGCAGATCGGCTGCAGCCTGCCGTCGAAGGTCGACGTCGAGCAGATCCGCAGCAGCAACCTGGTGGTGCGCAGCCATCCGGACTTCAGCGGCGCGCTGGTGGTGGACGCGATCATCTACAACCGTGCCAGCTTCTCGCAGCCTTTCCCGCTGCTGGAGCTGCGTTTCGCCGACATCAACGGCCAGCTTCTCGCCAGCCGCAGCTTCAAACCCAGCGAGTACCTGGGCGGAGAACTGGCCGGTCAGACCGAGATGCCGCCGCAGACGCCGATTCACATCTCGCTCGACATCCTCGACCCCGGTCCCAAGGCGGTCAATTACAGCCTCAGCTTCCACTCCCCGGAGTAA
- the purD gene encoding phosphoribosylamine--glycine ligase produces MNVLIIGSGGREHALAWKVAQDPRVEKVFVAPGNAGTATEAKCENVAIDVLALEQLADFAAKNVQLTIVGPEAPLVKGVVDLFRSRGLDIFGPTAGAAQLEGSKAFTKDFLARHKIPTADYQNFTEVEPALAYLREKGAPIVIKADGLAAGKGVIVAMTLAEAEEAVRDMLAGNAFGDAGSRVVIEEFLDGEEASFIVMVDGKSVLPMATSQDHKRVGDADTGPNTGGMGAYSPAPVVTPDVHQRVMDEVIYPTVRGMAEEGNVYTGFLYAGLMIDKSGAPKVIEFNCRFGDPETQPIMVRLESSLVLLVEAALAKALDKVEATWDPRPTVGVVLAAGGYPGDYAKGDVIEGLDAAAELDGKVFHAGTALKDGQVVTSGGRVLCATAIGPTVSSAQQQAYRLAEQIRWNGCFYRKDIGYRAIARERGEG; encoded by the coding sequence ATGAACGTACTCATCATCGGCAGCGGCGGCCGTGAACACGCCCTGGCCTGGAAAGTCGCCCAGGACCCGCGCGTCGAGAAGGTCTTCGTCGCCCCGGGCAACGCCGGCACCGCCACCGAAGCCAAGTGCGAGAACGTCGCCATCGACGTGCTGGCCCTGGAGCAACTGGCCGACTTCGCCGCGAAGAACGTGCAGCTGACCATCGTCGGCCCCGAAGCGCCGCTGGTGAAAGGCGTGGTCGACCTGTTCCGCAGCCGTGGCCTGGACATCTTCGGACCGACCGCCGGCGCCGCCCAGCTGGAAGGCTCCAAGGCCTTCACCAAGGACTTCCTCGCGCGCCACAAGATCCCCACCGCCGACTACCAGAACTTCACCGAAGTCGAGCCGGCGCTGGCCTACCTGCGCGAGAAGGGTGCGCCCATCGTGATCAAGGCCGACGGCCTGGCCGCGGGCAAGGGCGTGATCGTCGCCATGACCCTGGCCGAAGCCGAGGAAGCCGTGCGCGACATGCTCGCCGGCAACGCCTTCGGTGACGCCGGTTCGCGCGTGGTGATCGAAGAGTTCCTCGACGGCGAGGAAGCCAGCTTCATCGTCATGGTCGACGGCAAGAGCGTGCTGCCCATGGCCACCAGCCAGGACCACAAGCGCGTCGGCGACGCCGATACCGGCCCGAACACCGGCGGCATGGGTGCCTACTCGCCCGCTCCGGTCGTGACCCCGGACGTGCACCAGCGCGTGATGGACGAAGTCATCTACCCGACCGTGCGCGGCATGGCCGAGGAAGGCAACGTCTACACCGGCTTCCTCTATGCCGGCCTGATGATCGACAAGAGCGGCGCACCCAAGGTCATCGAGTTCAACTGCCGCTTCGGCGACCCGGAAACCCAGCCGATCATGGTTCGCCTGGAAAGCTCCCTGGTCCTGCTGGTCGAGGCCGCCCTGGCCAAGGCGCTGGACAAGGTCGAGGCGACCTGGGATCCGCGTCCGACCGTGGGCGTCGTGCTGGCCGCTGGCGGCTACCCGGGCGACTACGCCAAGGGTGACGTCATCGAAGGCCTGGACGCAGCCGCCGAGCTCGACGGCAAGGTGTTCCACGCCGGTACCGCGCTGAAGGACGGCCAGGTCGTCACCAGCGGCGGCCGCGTGCTCTGCGCCACCGCCATCGGCCCGACCGTCTCCTCGGCCCAGCAGCAGGCCTACCGCCTGGCGGAGCAGATCCGCTGGAACGGCTGCTTCTACCGCAAGGACATCGGCTACCGCGCCATCGCCCGCGAACGCGGCGAAGGCTGA
- the prmA gene encoding 50S ribosomal protein L11 methyltransferase — MPWVQVRLAITPDQAETYEDALLEVGAVSVTFMDAEDQPIFEPDLGTTPLWSHTHLLALFEDGTDEAALVAHLQLLTGGDLPQHEIERVEDQDWERSWMDNFQPMRFGRRLWIVPSWHEAPEPDAVNLLLDPGLAFGTGTHPTTALCLEWLDGQELAGDTVLDFGCGSGILAIAALLLGAEQALGTDIDPQALEASRDNATRNGIDPAKFPVYLPADLPQQPADVVVANILAGPLVSLAGQLTSLVKPGGRLALSGILAEQAEEVRAAYADAFDLDPTAERDGWIRISGRRR; from the coding sequence ATGCCCTGGGTTCAAGTCCGCCTCGCCATCACCCCGGATCAGGCAGAAACCTACGAAGACGCCCTGCTCGAAGTCGGCGCCGTATCGGTGACCTTCATGGATGCCGAGGACCAGCCGATCTTCGAACCCGACCTGGGCACCACCCCGCTGTGGAGCCACACCCACCTGCTCGCGCTGTTCGAAGACGGCACCGACGAAGCCGCGCTGGTCGCCCATCTGCAGCTGCTGACCGGCGGTGACCTGCCACAGCACGAGATCGAGCGCGTCGAGGACCAGGACTGGGAGCGCAGCTGGATGGACAACTTCCAGCCGATGCGTTTCGGCCGCCGCCTGTGGATCGTGCCGAGTTGGCATGAGGCGCCAGAGCCGGACGCGGTGAACCTGCTGCTCGACCCGGGCCTGGCCTTCGGCACTGGCACCCATCCGACCACCGCACTGTGCCTGGAATGGCTGGACGGCCAGGAGCTGGCCGGCGATACCGTGCTCGACTTCGGCTGCGGCTCCGGCATTCTCGCCATCGCCGCACTGCTGCTCGGCGCCGAGCAGGCGCTGGGCACCGATATCGACCCGCAGGCCCTGGAAGCATCGCGCGACAACGCCACGCGCAACGGCATCGACCCGGCAAAATTCCCCGTCTACCTGCCCGCCGACCTGCCGCAGCAGCCGGCCGACGTGGTGGTGGCGAACATTCTGGCCGGCCCGCTGGTCTCACTGGCAGGCCAGCTGACCTCGCTGGTCAAGCCCGGCGGCCGCCTGGCACTGTCCGGCATCCTCGCCGAGCAGGCCGAGGAAGTGCGCGCTGCCTACGCGGACGCCTTCGACCTCGACCCGACTGCCGAGCGCGATGGCTGGATTCGCATCAGCGGCCGTCGCCGCTGA
- the purH gene encoding bifunctional phosphoribosylaminoimidazolecarboxamide formyltransferase/IMP cyclohydrolase, which translates to MTDQTTRLPIRRALISVSDKTGVVDFARELAALGVEILSTGGTYKLLKDNAIAAVEVADYTGFPEMMDGRVKTLHPKVHGGILGRRDIDGAVMEEHGIKPIDLVAVNLYPFEATVAKPDCDLPTAIENIDIGGPTMVRSAAKNHKDVAIVVNAGDYAGVVAALKAGGLTYAQRFDLALKAFEHTSAYDGMIANYLGTIDQARDTLSTEGRGAFPRTFNSQFIKAQEMRYGENPHQSAAFYVEAKKGEASVSTAIQLQGKELSFNNVADTDAALECVKSFVKPACVIVKHANPCGVAVVPENEGGIRKAYDLAYATDTESAFGGIIAFNRELDGETAKAIVERQFVEVIIAPKVSAAAREVVAAKANVRLLECGEWPAERAAGWDFKRVNGGLLVQSRDIGMITEADLKIVTQRAPSEQEIHDLIFAWKVAKFVKSNAIVYAKNRQTVGVGAGQMSRVNSARIAAIKAEHAGLEVKGAVMASDAFFPFRDGIDNAAKAGITAVIQPGGSMRDNEVIAAADEAGIAMVFTGMRHFRH; encoded by the coding sequence ATGACCGACCAAACCACCCGCCTGCCCATCCGCCGCGCGCTGATCAGCGTTTCCGACAAGACCGGCGTCGTCGACTTCGCCCGCGAACTGGCCGCCCTCGGCGTGGAAATCCTCTCCACCGGCGGCACCTACAAGCTGCTCAAGGACAACGCCATCGCCGCCGTGGAAGTGGCCGACTACACCGGCTTCCCGGAAATGATGGACGGCCGCGTGAAGACCCTGCACCCGAAAGTGCACGGCGGCATCCTCGGTCGTCGCGACATCGACGGCGCGGTGATGGAAGAGCACGGCATCAAGCCGATCGACCTGGTGGCGGTCAACCTGTACCCGTTCGAGGCCACCGTGGCCAAGCCGGACTGCGACCTGCCGACCGCCATCGAGAACATCGACATCGGCGGCCCGACCATGGTCCGCAGCGCGGCGAAGAACCACAAGGACGTTGCCATCGTGGTCAATGCCGGTGACTACGCCGGCGTCGTCGCGGCCCTGAAAGCCGGCGGCCTGACCTACGCCCAGCGCTTCGACCTGGCCCTGAAGGCCTTCGAGCACACCTCGGCCTACGACGGCATGATCGCCAACTACCTGGGCACCATCGACCAGGCGCGCGACACCCTGTCCACCGAAGGCCGCGGCGCCTTCCCGCGTACCTTCAACAGCCAGTTCATCAAGGCGCAGGAAATGCGCTACGGCGAGAACCCGCACCAGAGCGCGGCCTTCTACGTCGAGGCGAAGAAGGGCGAGGCCAGCGTCTCCACCGCGATCCAGCTGCAGGGCAAGGAACTGTCGTTCAACAACGTGGCCGACACCGACGCCGCGCTGGAGTGCGTGAAGAGTTTCGTCAAGCCGGCCTGCGTCATCGTCAAGCACGCCAACCCGTGCGGCGTGGCCGTGGTTCCGGAAAACGAAGGCGGCATCCGCAAGGCCTACGACCTGGCCTACGCCACCGACACCGAGTCGGCCTTCGGCGGCATCATCGCCTTCAACCGCGAGCTGGACGGCGAGACCGCCAAGGCCATCGTCGAGCGCCAGTTCGTCGAAGTCATCATCGCCCCGAAAGTCTCCGCCGCTGCCCGTGAAGTGGTCGCTGCGAAGGCCAACGTGCGCCTGCTCGAGTGCGGCGAATGGCCGGCCGAACGCGCCGCTGGCTGGGACTTCAAGCGCGTCAACGGCGGCCTGCTGGTACAGAGCCGCGACATCGGCATGATCACCGAGGCCGACCTGAAGATCGTCACCCAGCGCGCGCCGAGCGAGCAGGAAATCCACGACCTGATCTTCGCCTGGAAAGTGGCCAAGTTCGTCAAGTCCAACGCCATCGTCTACGCCAAGAACCGCCAGACCGTCGGTGTCGGCGCCGGCCAGATGAGCCGCGTCAACTCCGCCCGCATCGCCGCCATCAAGGCCGAGCACGCTGGCCTGGAAGTCAAAGGCGCGGTCATGGCCTCGGACGCCTTCTTCCCGTTCCGCGACGGCATCGACAATGCGGCCAAGGCCGGCATCACCGCGGTGATCCAGCCGGGCGGTTCGATGCGTGACAACGAGGTGATCGCGGCAGCCGACGAAGCCGGCATCGCGATGGTATTCACCGGTATGCGTCACTTCCGCCACTAA